TTTACGGAAGATAGATGAAAAAAAAGATTTTAAGTTCAACAATTATAGCTTTAATGTTTACGGCATGTTCTTTTAAAATGCCTGAAATGTTAAGTTTTGGTTCTAGTGATAATTATGAAGAACCATTAAAAGAGGCGAATATTTGCCAAAAAATGGAAAAAGATAGTGAGAAACTTCTTTGTTATAAAAAAATAGAGAATACAAACTCTTTTGCACAAATAAGATTAGGGACATATTATGTAGATAAAAAAGATTATACAAATGGTGTAAAATATTTAAATATTGCAAAGAAGAATGGAAATATCTATGCAAATCTTCCAATCTCTTTTTTATATTATAAAGGAGAAGGAGTAAATAAAGATGTTAATAAATCTTTTGAACTTCTAAAAGAAGCAAGTAGTATTGACCCAGTTGCTGCATATCAGCTTTCAAG
The Aliarcobacter faecis genome window above contains:
- a CDS encoding tetratricopeptide repeat protein, whose protein sequence is MKKKILSSTIIALMFTACSFKMPEMLSFGSSDNYEEPLKEANICQKMEKDSEKLLCYKKIENTNSFAQIRLGTYYVDKKDYTNGVKYLNIAKKNGNIYANLPISFLYYKGEGVNKDVNKSFELLKEASSIDPVAAYQLSRFYLQGINTKVDIEKGLELLDFAGQKGVRQAQEMLSNIYKTGLFEQSRDQVKYQFWQKKLKDNIEDFNHKIYVL